The genomic stretch cttttaagcaagagtatcattgtacttgattgaagcttttaagcaagataaagttgtgtccttgaagtgtgtcttctattcaTATTCGTTGAGTgttattcatcactgctgtgattgagggggagtgagtggaatcTCTGATCTAAGTAGTATTaggttgaagttgcattgggtagatattaagtgaaaggtgtaATCTTGAACTGTATTACTCTAAATTGatactacttatagtggacttcctccctggcttggtagcccctagatgtaggtgtgtttgcaccgaactgggttaacaactctcttgtgttgtttgttatttgtttgtttctttcttGTTCATTGGTTTAAAATTTTTCAGATAGtagtgtcgtgacatcctgttcgacATCACGTATCTGACTCCAGAATTTCAAAATGTgaacgaaatttgaaataagagagagaagatgtgtgTTGGGGAGAAAAAGTTGAATCTTAAATATTGTAATTGACATTTGGCAAAAGTCTTCATTTTCATTGGACAATAGAAAGGTGATAGGGTGATTTTGTTAATtactattttatccaatttatagtgtaatattttttagtgagAAGGGTAATTTTGTCAGTTTGATCAATTTTTTAGTAATATGTAGATAGTAGACTTCTCAGCGAACTGAACGCTACTCACatttataattctttttcaatACTCAAGACTTGTCCATATTCTTTGTTCCTGAGTACCGAAAAATTTACCATTTTTAAATGGTTTTATAGCAAGTAACTTATTCACAACCTCAAGcattttttaataaatacatGATGATTAATTTATATCATAAATAAAAGACCACGACATGGATATATTTGTGTAAGACCACGACATGGAtattaattaaaagttaaaaccATTACCTCCCATTTATCTATAACACAAATCTACAAGGATTGTAAACCCACCATAAATTGATTACATAAACAATAGCACATGAATGATCACTTGCAGCTTGGAAGAGGAGATCCACACAAACACTTGTTATGAACAAATGAAGAAACATCAAAAGTGTTGAAATATCCAACCTTTGGAATCTCACCACACAACCTATTATAACTCACATTCAAAAACGTTACATTTTCCATTGCCATAGGAAAATTACCATAGATCTTATTGTGACTCACATCCAACGTTGCTATGGTTTGAGACAAGTCAACTCTTCCAAAATCAAAAGCAAAACGGTTCCCCGAAATGTCTACTACCAATGTCTTTTTATTGGAACCAAAAAGCATAGAAGCATCACCTTCAAACTTattataagccaattcaacaaggTAAATATCCAACTTGGACAACGAAATCGGGAGTTTCCCCGAAAGTTTATTGTAAGAGAGATCTAAAGTGGAAACATGGCTATTATTGAAGTAACCATATGAAGTCGGGATCGAGCCTCTTAACTTGTTATTGTTAAAGAGAATCCCTGAAAGATTTGGCAATTTATATAGTGAAGGAGGGAGTGTTCCAATGATGTTATTGTGTGATAGATCCAACTCAACTAGGTTTTTAGATCGGTCCGTAAATTTAGGTATTGGACCTATTACACCGGTTTTACTGATTGTAAGGTATCGAAGGTTGGTGAGTTTGGTGATGGATTGTGGAATTGGGCCAGTGAGATTTGGTAGATTAAAGATAAATAAGGTCTCTAAGTAAGGTAGGTTAGCAATAGATGGAGGAAAATTAGAAGTAATGTGGATGTCGTTCGAGATGCTTAGATCGGTGACGCGATCGTTGGTTAAGGAGGAGCAAGCAACACCGGACCACTTAAAGTTGCAACAATCAGTGTGTGGTATCCATGAGGAGAGAAGAGATGGATTGTTGAATTCTTTTTTGATTTGGAGAAGGATGGCTTCATCTTGTGGATGGCATGCTTTTGAGAGAGATGTAGATTGAGAGAGGAATATGAAtatgaaaagaaggaaaaagttaGTGATAGTACTGGTCATTTGTTTGGATGTTTGTTGGTTAGTTGGGGATTGGGATAAGAGAAATGGATGAGCTTGGTTGGTTTATATGATGTTGGAAAGTGTGAGTTTATGGCTCATAGCTTGCAAGTTGAAATGCCACTATGAGATGTTTAAGAAGGTGTGAATATAGTAATGTAAAGTGAGAATAATGGTTGATGGCTATTGTCTTTCAAGTTGTGATTCCATTATGAGATGTCTAGAAATGTATAAGTCAAAACAAGTAAGCTCTCCTTGGTGTAGATATGGAATAAAAAATGGCCACAGGGGTCCAAGGAGTATATTGTGATTGTTAATTATCATTTTGGGGTCTCTCCCATTTGGGTGCTGCATTTGTGCTTTTTGTGTTGGGTTAATTATTGTCTTTTATGTGAAAGATTTATGGTTGTAAGCTGGCTATGCTGTTGAATTGTGATACTTTGCAATGGTTGTAGTGGCGGAATTTGAACTGTTTTGTAGTGTTTTGTAGGGTTATGGGGTTGGTGGTCCTTCTCTCCATTCTAACCAGAGATGATCATGAATAGGATCTGAACACGATACATATTTGAGTTAAAAAAATTCTTGTATCTGAGTTCATAGTGTATGAACACCAACATTTATACTTATACATGTATTGTTAGTTATATTTTTAGTGAAAAATAAAGTGATCAattataaaatatcattttttaaactttaaacaacatttaaaaaaattcaaaaattttattgttgaattataaattttatattaaaatgcgTAACAATTTAACTAcatgatatatatttttaaaattaataaacatattttttttttacggAAATAAACTTAATTCATCTCACTAGTAATAAGATTCTGGATACATATTGGTACATCAGTAAAATTGTGAAGATTAGCAAAAGATGGAGCCACTCGTGCCAAAGCATGAGCAACTTCATTAGCTTGTCTCCTGATGAATTTAACATGAAAGTTCTTAAACAAAATAGCTAGTAAGCACTTACATTCACTAGTAATATCACCACAATCAGTATCATTTGAATGTTGACTATTCACACTATCCACAACACTTTTAGCATCCATCTCAAAATCCAACCAAGCTCATACACCCATTTGATAGATGTCAAGAGCCCTAAAGCCTCCCATATATTGACGTCTGTACTAGGTAAAAATCACTTCGTCTGGGCTGCAATAAATAAACCTTCATCATCTTTGAAGCAAGCACATATTCCAACCTTATTATTAGAGTAGTCAATTGTTTCTACACAAAGCATGACTCACCCTACCCACTTTTGACTAAAGCCCATGGTGATGAGAACATCCTTTAAATTATCCCAATCAATCCTATCGTAAGCTTTACTGATATCAAGCTTAAGAACTATATCTCCAATCTTACCCTTAGTTTTGGTTTTCAAATGATGAACCACCTCAATTGCTGCCATAATGTTATCCATAATAGATCTCCCAGGAACGAAAGCTTATTGGTTATATGAGATGCACTTATTTAAAAATTCCTTTAGACAATTTGCAAGAACTTTGGAAATCACCTTATACAGAACATTACACAAAGCAACCGATCTCCAATGTTTCATTGAAGTTTGAACTTCTCCTTTAGGAATTAGTGTGATATTTTTCATATTGAGACATTGAGGAAAAACACCATTTTCTAACCAAGAACAACTAACATTAAAAATCTCCATCCCATAAATATCCCAAAAATGTTTATAAAACCCATGATTGTAACCATCAGGACCATGACTCTTGTCAGCTTGAATGGAATAGACTACTTCTTCAAATTCCTCAAAAACAAAGGAGTTGTCAACATATTATTATCTTCACCTATAATGGAAGTACTTAGAGCATGTAATACTCTATCACGAGAGCTTAGCTTCTTCCGGAATAAATCGGAAAAATAATCATGCGTGATTTTTCACATATCTTTAGTCGAAGAGCAAACTTCCACATGATTATTTTTTAGGGACTAAATAGTGTTAACTTTCTTCCTAGTTGTTGTTATAATATGAAAAAACTGGGTATTAAGATCGCCATCCTTGTACTAGTGAACTTTAGCCCGttgcttccaaaaatatcatcTTTAACCAAAAGAGAGTTTATCCGTCTTTTGAGGGTCGTAAAGTAGTTTATATTTCCGTCCCCAACATAATATTGAACTTGTTCAATCTTTCTGTGAAGACTCTCAATTTCCTTTCTGATCTTGGACAATTATCTTTGCTCCACTTCAACATATTCTTTCAATAACTATCCAGTTTTCCCATAATAGGATAATTCTCAAGATTGTGCCATTGTTTAATAACAAAGTCACCAAACTCCAGTTCAGTTAACCAGGCATTCTCAAACCTGAAGCCAATTTGAGCCCTACGCTCAATCGTTATATTCTCACAACgtaacatgattggataatgATCTGAAGTAGTAGCTGCTAAACATTTTGCTTTTGCTTCCAAAAATAAAAACCACCAATCACTATTGGACATAGCTCTAtctattttttcttcaattgctCTATCTGTTCCAATATTTTTGAACCACGTAAAGAAATACCCTTCCATACGAACATCCCCCAAAACTACGTCTAGAACAACTGTTCTAAACCTATTGATTAACCAATTAGGCCTTTCCACACTCTCCCTTTTTTTCTTCTGAGGAGAGAATATTgttaaaatctcccaaaatacacCATGGTGAATTAGAACTTTTAGAGAGATTACAAATAAGATTAGGCTTAAGcttttttctcttctatttttttaaattagcCTAGCTTAAGCCTATGTAGGTTAGGCCATAGACCCCTGAGACTCTAATACCACTTGTTGGAGGAGTTCGAGAGCGTCAGAAAGTGTCTATGGGCTAAACATTCATGGTTACAAGAGAAAACCTTaatagtgtgtttggatgaagtaatTTAGAATtttcaagaaattcaaaattctaagcattttaaatgattcaattgaaatccattcatttttaaattcttttgtttgtaTGAAGTAGTAAaatgattcattgttaaatttttcggtcattttcataattttttaaacttctgtgccaaatttaaaatataaaaaatagcgACCAACttgcaattttaaaaaatttaaagggACTAacttataaaatatgaaaattattaGGGGCTTATTTGTAAAATATGAGAACCAacttgaaaaatatgaaaaattaataataaatcatTTAACATTCGCATTATATAGAGTGGATgaacaatttcaaattctttactttttggtgtcatttgaaatttcttcaatttaacttgaataaaatacttcataaatttacatcattttaacATTTCcccatattttttatccaaacaatatacTTTGGTCAAGTCATTTTAAATTCCTTAAAAAAATACTTTCCCTCATTGAAATATTAATCCAAACACACGGTAAAACAATGGAGTATGAGTTACCTCTTTTGTAAACtccacatttttttatttatagtcAATATAAGATTTTATCACTTACACTTAAAACCCAACAATAATCTTTCACcccataaatatttaaaaaatttaaatgacaAGAATTTCAATAGCGATAGATTATACCAAACCACCGTCGAGAGAATCCATTCCCAAACAAGAATGAGCCTCTCATTAAAGGTTACAAATTTACAAACCAAAAATTGTAGATAATGAGTAAGATTAAAAcgagttttttttttaagcaagttaTATTGAAAAAGAACGAAAGTTCTTAGAACTCGGTTACAAAGAGGCAAAAGCCAGAAGgaaaattataaatcaaatagAACTTAACTTAAGTAAAACAAAGGGTTTCTAACTTAAATAAAACAAAGGGTTTTAAAATAACATGCGAAGAAATAACCAATAACATACTTATAGAATAATAGATGAGTGGTaaattgatccgctgtcgcgcacagatcaaaaacgagtattttgaaaatgtagtttagcggtaacgacaactcgaatatcgttctcacaaggattcttgattttattaactaacactaaaaacgataatgggggtttgttttagaatcaatttataaaacaaagtaaaataagtgattatcaaaa from Vicia villosa cultivar HV-30 ecotype Madison, WI linkage group LG4, Vvil1.0, whole genome shotgun sequence encodes the following:
- the LOC131600241 gene encoding polygalacturonase inhibitor 1-like, coding for MTSTITNFFLLFIFIFLSQSTSLSKACHPQDEAILLQIKKEFNNPSLLSSWIPHTDCCNFKWSGVACSSLTNDRVTDLSISNDIHITSNFPPSIANLPYLETLFIFNLPNLTGPIPQSITKLTNLRYLTISKTGVIGPIPKFTDRSKNLVELDLSHNNIIGTLPPSLYKLPNLSGILFNNNKLRGSIPTSYGYFNNSHVSTLDLSYNKLSGKLPISLSKLDIYLVELAYNKFEGDASMLFGSNKKTLVVDISGNRFAFDFGRVDLSQTIATLDVSHNKIYGNFPMAMENVTFLNVSYNRLCGEIPKVGYFNTFDVSSFVHNKCLCGSPLPSCK